A single Lentisphaerota bacterium DNA region contains:
- a CDS encoding peptidylprolyl isomerase — protein MKAPVAGIPTEPGLYAAITTTQGVIVCALEFQKTPMTVANFVGLAEGTLPNAAKPAGQPFYDGLAFHRVIANFMIQGGCPEGTGRGGPGYRFGDEIDETLTHSGAGILSMANAGPGTNGSQFFITHNKTPHLDGKHTVFGHVVSGQNVVNAIQQGDVIQMVRIHRVGADAQAFVVDQARFDALSQGAQKRFHDRVAKAAAAQVALTHRFVPADAPVTPKGVRYTITQAGSGETPKPGAVCAVHYTGKLVSGQTFDSSLTRGQPFSFPVGKGQVIPGWDETVLLMKKGEKRTIAIPPELGYGTRGAGGVIPPNAWLIFDVELVSF, from the coding sequence ATGAAAGCACCCGTCGCGGGTATTCCGACCGAACCCGGCTTGTACGCCGCCATCACCACCACCCAGGGTGTGATCGTCTGTGCGCTGGAATTCCAGAAAACGCCGATGACCGTGGCCAATTTCGTCGGCCTCGCCGAAGGCACGCTGCCCAATGCGGCCAAGCCCGCGGGGCAGCCCTTTTACGACGGACTGGCCTTCCATCGCGTGATTGCCAATTTCATGATCCAGGGCGGCTGTCCCGAAGGGACCGGTCGGGGCGGCCCGGGCTATCGCTTTGGCGATGAGATCGATGAAACCCTCACGCACAGCGGCGCGGGTATTCTTTCGATGGCCAATGCGGGTCCGGGCACCAACGGGTCGCAGTTCTTCATCACGCACAACAAGACGCCGCATCTGGACGGCAAGCATACTGTGTTTGGCCATGTCGTGTCGGGTCAGAATGTGGTCAATGCGATCCAGCAGGGCGATGTGATCCAGATGGTCCGCATCCACCGCGTCGGCGCCGATGCTCAGGCCTTCGTGGTTGATCAGGCCCGGTTCGACGCGCTGTCGCAGGGGGCGCAGAAGCGTTTCCACGACAGGGTCGCGAAGGCTGCGGCTGCGCAGGTCGCGCTGACCCACCGCTTTGTTCCGGCGGATGCTCCGGTCACGCCCAAGGGTGTGCGCTACACGATCACCCAGGCGGGATCGGGCGAGACTCCCAAGCCCGGTGCCGTCTGCGCGGTTCATTACACCGGCAAGCTGGTCAGCGGCCAGACCTTCGACAGTTCCCTTACTCGCGGCCAGCCCTTCAGTTTCCCAGTCGGCAAGGGGCAGGTCATCCCCGGGTGGGACGAGACGGTCCTGCTGATGAAGAAGGGTGAGAAGCGCACCATCGCCATTCCGCCTGAGCTCGGCTATGGCACCCGCGGCGCGGGCGGGGTCATCCCGCCCAATGCCTGGCTGATCTTCGACGTGGAACTGGTCAGCTTCTAA